One stretch of bacterium DNA includes these proteins:
- a CDS encoding zinc ABC transporter substrate-binding protein, which produces MRNIWRIFIFLFLLSPAFAKLKVVCTLPTLSSITKEIGGDKVEVITLAPGDRDPHYVEPRPSMVVNLRDADLLVKVGMDLDMWVDALVDASRNKKIMWGSPGYVDCSVGIKKLEVPKGRVSMKEGEIHIYGNPHYWLSPDNGEKIAKNILGGLLRVASAGDKEYFKKRADSFISRLREKAKKWKGELKPYKGTKFVSYHRSFSYFAKYFELDYFGTLEPKPGIPPSTAHIANLIKGMKNEGVKIIFLETYYPRKFADMVAKETGAKVVVVPTAVGALKEADDYFSLFDVIISRIKGALRG; this is translated from the coding sequence ATGAGGAACATTTGGAGGATATTTATTTTCTTATTTCTTCTCTCTCCAGCCTTCGCAAAGCTAAAAGTTGTCTGCACTTTGCCAACCCTCTCATCAATAACAAAGGAAATAGGCGGAGATAAGGTAGAAGTGATTACACTTGCTCCAGGCGATAGGGACCCCCATTATGTTGAGCCTCGTCCGAGCATGGTTGTGAACTTGCGGGATGCCGATTTGCTGGTGAAGGTTGGGATGGATTTGGACATGTGGGTGGATGCTCTCGTTGATGCTTCCCGTAACAAAAAGATTATGTGGGGCTCGCCCGGCTATGTGGATTGTTCCGTGGGGATAAAGAAGCTGGAGGTCCCCAAGGGGCGGGTTAGTATGAAGGAAGGAGAGATACATATTTATGGCAATCCCCACTACTGGCTCAGCCCGGATAACGGCGAGAAAATAGCTAAGAACATCTTGGGAGGACTGCTCAGGGTTGCGTCAGCAGGCGACAAGGAATATTTCAAGAAGAGAGCGGATAGCTTCATATCTAGATTGAGGGAGAAGGCGAAGAAATGGAAAGGGGAGTTGAAACCTTACAAAGGGACGAAGTTCGTTTCCTATCACAGGAGCTTCTCCTATTTCGCAAAGTATTTTGAGCTGGATTACTTCGGCACCCTGGAGCCAAAGCCGGGAATTCCTCCCTCAACAGCCCATATAGCTAATCTGATAAAGGGTATGAAGAACGAGGGCGTGAAGATAATCTTCTTGGAGACGTATTATCCGCGAAAGTTTGCCGATATGGTGGCTAAGGAGACAGGAGCTAAGGTTGTGGTTGTTCCCACAGCGGTGGGCGCGTTGAAGGAAGCGGATGATTATTTTTCCCTCTTTGATGTGATTATCAGCAGGATAAAAGGAGCTTTAAGGGGGTGA
- a CDS encoding metal ABC transporter permease: MWHSLAEAFSFPFMRNALWGSLLIGLMSSIVGLYVVLRRIAFLGIGLAQVSSLGVAIATFFGINKNFLALVFVLLCLLLLVLATRGREKVPREATIGVIYSFSLALSLLFLAKSAKGEAGVLESLFGNLLAIRGADIRNILIAFIPVALAYLLFNKEITATSFDPESARAMGLNTQLWNFVFYLTVGVVIAYSTRLSGVFFSFSMLVIPPFIALLASRGLRMAFLLSVAVVIPSVIIGLYLSYIWDFPPSGMIVVLLFFFLLIAGFIRRS, encoded by the coding sequence ATGTGGCATTCGCTTGCGGAGGCTTTCTCTTTCCCATTTATGAGAAATGCTCTTTGGGGCTCTTTGTTAATCGGATTAATGAGTTCAATTGTTGGCCTATATGTTGTTTTGCGGAGAATAGCTTTTCTGGGAATTGGGTTGGCGCAGGTTTCCTCCCTTGGAGTGGCGATAGCGACATTTTTCGGGATAAATAAGAATTTTCTCGCCTTAGTTTTCGTTCTCCTCTGTCTACTTCTCCTCGTTTTAGCCACGCGGGGGAGAGAGAAGGTGCCGAGGGAAGCAACGATAGGAGTGATTTATTCATTTTCTCTCGCCCTTTCACTTCTCTTTCTAGCGAAAAGCGCCAAAGGAGAGGCGGGAGTTCTGGAAAGCCTCTTCGGCAATCTCCTAGCGATTCGCGGTGCAGATATAAGGAACATCCTCATAGCTTTTATCCCCGTTGCCTTAGCCTATCTTCTTTTCAACAAGGAGATTACAGCTACATCTTTCGACCCCGAATCAGCGAGGGCAATGGGATTAAATACACAGCTTTGGAACTTCGTCTTCTATCTCACTGTTGGGGTAGTTATTGCCTATTCAACGAGGCTTTCCGGTGTTTTCTTCTCCTTTTCTATGTTGGTTATCCCTCCCTTTATCGCCCTCTTAGCCTCACGCGGGCTTCGGATGGCATTTCTCCTTTCTGTAGCTGTTGTCATTCCCTCGGTCATAATTGGGCTTTATCTCTCATACATCTGGGACTTCCCGCCTAGCGGAATGATTGTCGTGCTCCTGTTTTTCTTCCTCCTGATAGCGGGATTTATAAGGAGAAGTTGA
- a CDS encoding transglutaminase domain-containing protein → MLFFLLCNWAFTSYGKEGTLKFRMENIQIPARKTVVFRIAKGKISLIENPVKLTKLGERAISVVPNWLKKDLVDNLSRLEPSLQDRYAGLILNCPDRKYLDEIAFSIAHISSEVLRNPSFDSSLIVENVREIYEADKILEYVELVEKEGYTTAKYRLKVEGKPIEYELPRDYYYWFVVHPQFFLEMPRRIKGYFWREYFLNKAEEGYPKLRDLLKGVKFLWDKKQLGIQKSQLENNEGILSYALSRIGLWVMKQLPNGVPSRRRSLQPIEVLDGHRGSCTENQTVLAAALRSALIPSAYARNFSEDHEWVEFFMLGKWHPIQTDKGGASLEIDLPAGISYDKDYGASKELSSVSLVRGDGYIIERVAGHSKTIEVRLKVVDSKVKPIDDALVSAFTPFYPNTSGECNALATFGYTDIKGECRLTLGQNRDYLIIAEVGGEKSEGFSIEKGEEGRIYERTLVLPMEKESLKEFVFPLAQKKKSSTLSISFKIENIIYGENILWDFRRPEVRPFFSQRSEGGEAIMFLCDKDNYEKVKKREKFSAEIYPLKGNGRINIPYEKGKESYLIIYNDYWRTKLIVDLDIKEANGLKDEEFALKPRIK, encoded by the coding sequence GTGCTCTTTTTCTTGCTTTGTAATTGGGCATTTACCTCCTATGGCAAGGAAGGAACGCTAAAATTTCGGATGGAAAACATCCAAATACCCGCGAGGAAAACCGTCGTTTTCCGCATAGCTAAAGGGAAGATTTCCCTAATTGAGAATCCTGTAAAGTTAACTAAGCTGGGCGAAAGGGCTATCAGTGTGGTTCCCAATTGGCTAAAAAAAGATTTAGTCGACAATTTGAGTAGGCTTGAGCCATCTCTCCAAGATAGATATGCCGGACTGATTTTGAATTGTCCCGATAGGAAATATCTGGACGAAATCGCCTTCTCTATAGCCCACATCTCAAGCGAAGTTTTGAGGAATCCTTCCTTTGACTCCTCACTGATAGTTGAGAATGTTAGGGAGATTTATGAGGCGGATAAAATCCTTGAATATGTGGAGCTCGTTGAAAAGGAGGGATACACAACAGCAAAGTATAGGTTGAAAGTTGAGGGCAAACCGATTGAGTATGAGCTTCCTCGGGATTACTATTACTGGTTCGTCGTTCATCCCCAGTTCTTTTTAGAGATGCCAAGGAGGATTAAGGGTTATTTCTGGCGAGAATACTTTCTCAATAAAGCGGAAGAGGGTTATCCCAAGCTGAGGGATTTGCTTAAGGGGGTGAAGTTTCTCTGGGATAAAAAGCAATTGGGAATCCAGAAGAGCCAGCTGGAAAACAATGAGGGAATCCTCAGCTACGCCCTATCAAGGATAGGTTTGTGGGTAATGAAGCAGTTGCCCAATGGGGTACCATCAAGGAGGAGGTCCCTTCAGCCAATTGAGGTGTTGGATGGGCATAGGGGTTCCTGCACGGAGAACCAAACGGTTTTAGCTGCCGCGCTTCGCTCAGCCCTCATCCCCAGCGCCTATGCGAGGAATTTTTCCGAAGACCACGAGTGGGTGGAGTTCTTCATGCTGGGTAAATGGCATCCCATCCAAACCGATAAGGGTGGTGCCTCCCTTGAGATAGACTTACCCGCGGGGATATCCTACGATAAGGATTATGGGGCATCTAAGGAGCTCTCAAGTGTCTCTTTGGTGAGAGGGGATGGCTATATAATTGAGAGGGTTGCCGGTCATTCAAAGACGATAGAGGTGAGGTTGAAAGTGGTAGATAGCAAGGTAAAGCCGATAGATGATGCCTTGGTCAGCGCCTTCACTCCCTTCTATCCCAACACATCAGGAGAATGCAATGCCCTTGCCACATTTGGTTATACCGATATAAAAGGGGAATGTCGCTTAACTTTGGGGCAAAACAGAGATTATCTAATAATAGCCGAAGTAGGGGGAGAGAAAAGCGAAGGGTTCAGCATAGAGAAGGGGGAGGAGGGAAGGATTTACGAACGAACTCTTGTTTTGCCAATGGAGAAGGAGTCATTAAAGGAATTCGTGTTTCCTCTTGCTCAAAAGAAGAAGTCCTCCACACTTTCCATTTCCTTCAAAATAGAAAATATCATTTATGGCGAGAACATTTTGTGGGATTTCAGAAGACCAGAGGTGCGTCCGTTTTTCTCCCAGAGGTCAGAAGGAGGAGAGGCAATTATGTTTCTTTGCGATAAGGATAATTACGAGAAAGTCAAAAAGAGAGAGAAATTCTCTGCCGAAATTTATCCTTTAAAAGGGAACGGCAGGATAAATATTCCCTATGAAAAAGGGAAGGAATCTTATCTCATCATTTATAACGATTATTGGAGGACGAAGCTAATTGTAGATTTGGATATAAAGGAGGCTAATGGTTTAAAAGACGAGGAATTTGCCTTAAAACCGAGGATTAAATGA
- a CDS encoding carbohydrate binding family 9 domain-containing protein: MKRLGLLKRILLVLFISSPIFCNNKIINLKEVSTPPLLDALFNDECWNEVEWIDDFVQSDPIRKAPPSEKTEFKVVLHKTDLYFAVKCYDKHPEQIMALQRRRDGGMRSDDSFEIRIDTYLDRRNYYSFRFNAIGTKQDRKWGNWDWDGDWDVVAKITEEGWVAEVRLSLVSLAFPRKGKGYFGINFRRDIRRLREETLWSFTKDVPGRVDDFGLIGPIDFSSIPFNSRLELLPYWVGGFGPDTNWRMGLDANKFLTPDFKYALTLYPDYSDIEAVYESIDISYTERWLPDKRPFFTEGSEYFGAFYSRRIDKFDLGFKAFGKEGQNQIGIINCARFSPFRNDTVFNFSHNPTYQSYIGMTIQNRYEKDHKNLLIGAGAGFGTEDYNFNFHYASSFNEPGSRGSTYEGSFWFRLGERGGIFGGFSGISPDFWADLQLIGETGIKATRFGLFYRDSAPRGKEWWEYYRVRINYNRSHYWTGGLKSESKSFGFSLGLRGDIRLDFGRDITFYDPYRDNFTNFSIGIGSPEKKYNIGFSYGEGIRTNLPYKFASGGIGRQMMDNRLNIGLNFEKRWVGSEDGGWSSAQQLWGSVSYDIGRDFYLVLRIYGFRDTESHRNISAVIRKRGERKRDFYLVLGDPLGIDTKMRVAIKYISPW; this comes from the coding sequence ATGAAACGGCTCGGATTACTTAAAAGAATATTGTTAGTTTTATTTATTAGCTCTCCAATTTTCTGCAATAACAAGATAATAAACCTTAAGGAGGTCTCAACCCCACCTTTATTAGATGCCCTCTTCAACGATGAATGTTGGAATGAAGTTGAATGGATTGACGACTTCGTTCAATCTGACCCGATAAGAAAAGCTCCTCCCTCCGAGAAAACAGAGTTCAAGGTCGTCCTTCATAAAACAGACCTCTATTTCGCGGTTAAATGCTACGACAAACATCCTGAGCAGATAATGGCTCTCCAGAGGAGAAGGGATGGTGGAATGCGCTCCGATGATTCTTTTGAAATCAGGATAGACACCTATCTTGACAGGAGGAATTATTACTCATTCCGCTTCAATGCAATAGGAACAAAGCAGGATAGGAAATGGGGCAATTGGGATTGGGATGGCGATTGGGATGTTGTGGCGAAGATAACGGAAGAGGGATGGGTAGCGGAAGTGAGGTTATCTCTCGTTTCCTTGGCTTTTCCTCGCAAGGGAAAGGGCTATTTCGGAATAAACTTTCGCCGCGATATAAGGAGATTGAGAGAAGAGACTCTATGGTCATTCACTAAGGATGTTCCAGGAAGAGTGGATGATTTCGGTTTGATAGGTCCTATTGATTTCTCCTCCATCCCTTTCAACTCTCGCCTTGAACTTCTTCCCTACTGGGTGGGAGGGTTTGGACCTGATACAAACTGGCGTATGGGCTTGGATGCGAACAAATTCCTCACCCCCGACTTCAAATATGCTTTAACCCTCTATCCCGATTACAGCGATATTGAGGCAGTGTATGAGAGCATAGATATTTCATATACAGAAAGATGGCTTCCGGATAAGCGTCCCTTCTTCACTGAGGGAAGTGAGTATTTCGGAGCTTTCTATTCCCGCAGGATAGATAAATTCGATTTGGGCTTTAAAGCCTTCGGCAAAGAAGGGCAGAATCAGATAGGAATCATCAACTGTGCCCGCTTTTCGCCATTCAGAAACGATACCGTCTTCAACTTCTCCCACAACCCAACCTATCAATCTTACATCGGAATGACGATTCAAAATAGATATGAGAAGGACCATAAGAATCTGCTGATAGGTGCGGGAGCTGGATTCGGCACGGAGGATTATAACTTTAATTTCCATTACGCTTCTAGTTTTAACGAGCCCGGCTCAAGAGGTTCAACTTATGAGGGGAGCTTCTGGTTTAGGTTAGGAGAAAGAGGAGGAATTTTTGGAGGTTTCTCCGGGATAAGCCCTGACTTCTGGGCAGACCTCCAATTGATAGGGGAAACCGGAATAAAGGCGACGAGATTCGGTTTATTCTACAGGGATTCCGCGCCGAGAGGGAAGGAATGGTGGGAATATTATAGGGTGAGGATTAACTATAATCGCTCACATTATTGGACAGGTGGATTGAAATCTGAATCCAAGAGCTTTGGCTTTTCCCTGGGGCTGAGGGGAGACATTAGATTGGATTTTGGACGAGACATAACATTCTATGACCCTTATAGGGACAACTTCACGAATTTCTCCATTGGGATCGGCTCTCCCGAGAAAAAATATAATATAGGCTTCAGCTACGGCGAGGGAATAAGGACGAATCTCCCCTACAAATTCGCCTCAGGGGGAATAGGACGCCAAATGATGGACAATAGATTGAACATAGGTTTGAATTTTGAGAAGAGATGGGTTGGCTCAGAAGACGGCGGCTGGAGCTCTGCCCAGCAGTTATGGGGTTCAGTCTCCTATGATATAGGGAGGGATTTCTATCTCGTTTTGCGAATTTACGGCTTTCGGGATACGGAAAGCCACAGAAATATAAGCGCTGTTATAAGAAAGAGAGGAGAGAGGAAAAGGGACTTCTATTTGGTCCTCGGCGACCCGCTGGGGATTGACACCAAGATGAGAGTGGCAATCAAATACATCAGCCCTTGGTGA
- a CDS encoding metal ABC transporter ATP-binding protein — MGKPLLEFKDVYLGYRGEVILPSVNLLIEEGDFLGIVGPNGAGKTTLLRAIAGVLKPMRGQVILYKPNLSIGYVPQRSLLDEVHPLTALEIALMGLYRKVGVLRRVKRYEEKAREALRIVGLEGMEKKLYRELSGGQKQKVLLARALVSEPEVLLLDEPITDLDVASQKAMMDFLSNLNKEKGITILLVSHLLDVVAERADKIVMLGDGKVVSGKREEMLSPERLREFFGLPIGGV; from the coding sequence ATGGGGAAGCCATTATTGGAATTCAAGGATGTTTATTTGGGCTACCGAGGGGAGGTTATCCTTCCCTCGGTTAACCTCCTCATAGAGGAAGGAGATTTCCTGGGGATTGTGGGTCCGAATGGGGCGGGGAAGACTACGCTTTTAAGGGCGATAGCGGGAGTCTTGAAACCTATGAGGGGGCAGGTGATTCTCTATAAGCCAAACCTCTCGATCGGCTATGTCCCCCAGCGCTCACTTTTGGACGAAGTTCATCCTTTAACCGCTTTGGAAATAGCGTTAATGGGGCTTTACAGAAAGGTAGGAGTATTGAGGAGGGTTAAGAGATACGAGGAGAAGGCAAGGGAAGCTTTGAGGATTGTGGGATTGGAGGGTATGGAGAAGAAACTTTATAGGGAGTTGTCTGGGGGGCAAAAACAGAAGGTTCTTTTGGCGAGGGCGCTCGTCAGCGAGCCAGAGGTTCTTCTTTTGGACGAGCCGATTACGGACCTTGATGTTGCATCACAAAAGGCGATGATGGATTTCCTCTCCAATCTGAACAAGGAAAAGGGCATAACAATCCTACTCGTCAGCCATTTGTTGGACGTCGTGGCTGAAAGAGCTGATAAAATAGTGATGCTTGGCGATGGCAAGGTAGTAAGCGGTAAGAGGGAGGAGATGCTCTCTCCTGAGAGGTTGAGAGAGTTTTTCGGACTTCCCATAGGAGGTGTTTGA